A single genomic interval of Acidovorax sp. 1608163 harbors:
- a CDS encoding efflux RND transporter periplasmic adaptor subunit: protein MKRWITWTAAGLVVVLLGLGVWRAMAARQAQQKALAEASSQREAAPLQLAASEVITVQAHSLALGVPVSGALRAVDSAMIKARVAGELQGLTLREGDSVRAGQVVARIDPTESQARLRQAQQQADAAKAQVDINRRQLDNNKALVDQGFISSTALVNSQASLQSAQATYEAARAAADVARKALDDTVLRSPIAGQVAQRLAQPGERMALDGRVLEVVDSSRLELEALLSPADSLAVRVGQKAQLELEGSKQGVTATVVRINPSAQAGNRTVPVYLRVDANNTPTSGAPGNAATALRQGLFVQGLLTTGQAQVLAVELDAVRTDKPRPYVQAVENRRVVHRPVTPGLRAVVQGQTLVAIEGVPAGTSVVAGRIGPLREGTAVATAPGAAASAAPVAAAPASAASTTVR from the coding sequence ATGAAACGCTGGATCACCTGGACGGCCGCTGGCCTGGTTGTTGTGCTGCTGGGCCTGGGCGTGTGGCGTGCCATGGCGGCGCGGCAGGCCCAGCAAAAAGCACTGGCCGAAGCCAGCAGCCAGCGTGAAGCGGCACCGCTGCAACTGGCGGCAAGCGAGGTGATCACCGTGCAAGCCCACAGCCTGGCGCTGGGGGTGCCCGTATCGGGCGCGCTGCGGGCGGTGGACTCGGCCATGATCAAGGCCCGCGTGGCGGGCGAGCTGCAAGGGCTGACCCTGCGCGAGGGCGACAGCGTGCGCGCAGGCCAGGTGGTGGCGCGCATTGACCCGACCGAATCGCAAGCCCGCCTGCGCCAGGCCCAGCAACAGGCCGACGCCGCCAAGGCCCAGGTGGACATCAACCGGCGCCAGCTCGACAACAACAAGGCCCTGGTGGATCAGGGTTTCATCTCCTCCACTGCGCTGGTCAACTCGCAAGCCAGCCTGCAGTCAGCCCAAGCCACCTACGAAGCCGCCCGTGCCGCGGCCGATGTGGCCCGCAAGGCGCTGGACGACACGGTGCTGCGCAGCCCCATTGCCGGGCAGGTGGCCCAGCGCCTGGCCCAGCCGGGCGAGCGTATGGCGCTGGACGGGCGGGTGCTGGAGGTGGTGGATTCCAGCCGCCTGGAGCTTGAAGCCCTGCTCAGCCCCGCAGACTCTCTGGCCGTGCGCGTGGGCCAAAAAGCCCAGCTGGAGCTGGAAGGCTCTAAGCAAGGCGTCACGGCCACCGTGGTGCGTATCAACCCCAGCGCACAAGCAGGCAACCGCACGGTGCCGGTGTACCTGCGGGTGGATGCCAACAACACACCCACGTCCGGCGCACCCGGCAATGCAGCCACAGCCCTGCGCCAGGGCCTGTTTGTGCAAGGGCTGCTGACCACCGGCCAGGCCCAGGTGCTGGCGGTGGAGCTGGACGCCGTGCGCACCGACAAGCCCCGCCCTTATGTCCAGGCCGTGGAAAACAGGCGCGTGGTGCACCGCCCCGTCACGCCCGGCCTGCGTGCCGTGGTGCAGGGCCAAACCCTGGTGGCGATTGAAGGCGTGCCTGCAGGCACCTCGGTGGTTGCCGGGCGCATTGGGCCACTGCGTGAAGGCACGGCGGTCGCCACCGCTCCAGGCGCGGCAGCCAGCGCAGCCCCAGTGGCGGCAGCGCCAGCCAGCGCGGCATCGACCACGGTCCGGTAA
- a CDS encoding protein-L-isoaspartate O-methyltransferase, giving the protein MNLPLNTSANISDPVAQARYNMIEQQIRPWNVLDADVLELLSAVRREDFVPAAHRSLAFMDIEVPLLGDDAEAAVRQGHSMLQPRLEARILQDLRIQPTDRVLEIGAGSGYMAALLAHRAERVVSLEINPALVNMAQDNLRNAGVHNADVRQGDGARDAVPDGPFDVILLSGSVAQVPQNLLALLRDGGRLGAVVGTDPVMRFTLVRREGDRFVTTSPWDTTAPRLVNFPEPSSFSF; this is encoded by the coding sequence ATGAATTTGCCACTGAACACGTCCGCCAACATCAGCGACCCCGTCGCCCAGGCCCGCTACAACATGATCGAGCAACAGATCCGGCCCTGGAACGTGCTGGATGCCGACGTGCTGGAACTGCTGTCTGCCGTGCGCCGTGAAGACTTTGTGCCGGCAGCCCACCGCAGCCTGGCTTTCATGGACATTGAAGTGCCCCTGCTGGGCGACGACGCCGAAGCAGCCGTGCGCCAGGGCCACAGCATGCTGCAACCCCGCCTGGAAGCACGCATTCTGCAAGACCTGCGCATCCAGCCTACCGACCGCGTGCTGGAGATTGGCGCGGGCTCGGGCTACATGGCCGCCCTGCTGGCCCACCGCGCAGAGCGCGTCGTGTCCCTGGAAATCAACCCCGCCCTGGTCAACATGGCGCAAGATAACCTGCGCAACGCTGGTGTGCACAACGCCGACGTGCGCCAGGGTGACGGTGCCCGTGACGCAGTGCCGGACGGCCCTTTTGATGTGATTTTGCTCAGCGGCTCGGTGGCCCAGGTCCCACAAAACCTGTTGGCCCTGCTGCGCGACGGCGGCCGCCTGGGCGCCGTGGTGGGCACCGACCCCGTGATGCGGTTCACCCTGGTTCGCCGCGAAGGTGACCGGTTTGTGACCACCTCCCCCTGGGACACCACGGCCCCCCGCCTGGTCAACTTCCCTGAGCCTTCCAGCTTCTCGTTCTAA
- a CDS encoding rhodanese-like domain-containing protein: MITRVRPAQLAQWFAANPAGTQPLVLDVREPWELQTASVRAEGFELRAIPMGEIPGRLSELPKDQPIACLCHHGMRSMNVAAFLEQHGFEHLANISGGIDAWSHEVDPAVPRY, encoded by the coding sequence ATGATCACTCGCGTTCGCCCTGCCCAACTGGCGCAATGGTTTGCCGCCAACCCAGCGGGCACCCAGCCCTTGGTGCTGGACGTGCGCGAGCCCTGGGAGCTGCAAACCGCCAGTGTGCGGGCCGAGGGGTTCGAGCTGCGGGCCATCCCGATGGGCGAAATCCCCGGGCGCCTGAGCGAGCTGCCCAAAGACCAGCCCATTGCCTGCCTGTGCCACCACGGCATGCGCAGCATGAATGTGGCTGCATTTTTAGAGCAGCACGGGTTTGAACACCTGGCCAATATTTCAGGGGGCATTGACGCCTGGTCGCATGAAGTCGACCCCGCTGTGCCCCGCTACTGA
- a CDS encoding Fur family transcriptional regulator: MRATRATRALALLYADQPHAAWSEAEVEAALAAAGAPVNRVTVYRMLDRFAAAGLLLKQVDAARVTRYALAPQGEEGAAPRFECDDCHRQFRLSQGAAPVQSALQEVLQALASAGHEGLAVDIAVRGRCAGCAHPGAGAAA; encoded by the coding sequence ATGCGCGCCACCCGCGCGACGCGGGCCTTGGCACTGCTGTATGCGGACCAGCCCCATGCGGCGTGGTCTGAAGCCGAGGTGGAGGCGGCACTGGCTGCAGCGGGTGCCCCGGTGAACCGGGTCACCGTCTACCGCATGCTCGACCGCTTTGCCGCTGCTGGCTTGCTGCTCAAGCAGGTGGATGCCGCCCGCGTGACGCGCTATGCGCTCGCGCCGCAGGGCGAAGAGGGCGCTGCCCCCCGTTTTGAATGTGACGATTGCCACCGCCAGTTCCGCCTGTCGCAAGGCGCGGCCCCGGTGCAGTCGGCCTTGCAAGAGGTGTTGCAGGCGCTGGCGTCTGCCGGGCACGAGGGGCTGGCGGTGGACATTGCCGTGCGCGGGCGCTGCGCGGGCTGCGCGCACCCAGGCGCTGGGGCCGCCGCATGA
- a CDS encoding TolC family outer membrane protein, with product MTAFRPTSLTLALGAALSAALCAPVHAQSLTELVESARTYDTTWQAARAQLDAAARRADQAQAGLLPSAALTSGVTRAQTDVSRPDIERTASTQTLGVNASQPLYRPANRIALEQGQRGVDVAQAQLDAATQDLLVRVSQAYFDVLAAQDTLAFVQAQKTAVSEQLASAKRNFEVGTSTVTDSREAQARYDLVIAQEIAAENDLRVKKLALDQLVGVTNAQPVPLAQPVQLPNVEPANVNHWVDLARDQQPGVRQAAMALDIARLETKKAETGHRPTLDLQAGYNITRNPTGTVTTPGVNSRTNVASVGVAFNLPLFAGFSVQNRVKETLALETKAEADLETARRNVAQATRAAFFGVQSGQGQVQALEAAEASSQSALDANKLGYQVGVRINIDVLNAQSQLYQTKRDLAQARYNVLLGTLKLRQAAGTLTQEDVARINSLLAPSPATGATGTGTKQP from the coding sequence ATGACAGCTTTTCGGCCCACCTCCCTGACACTGGCGCTTGGCGCCGCTTTGAGTGCAGCCCTGTGCGCCCCGGTGCATGCCCAGAGCCTGACGGAGCTGGTGGAATCAGCCCGCACCTACGACACCACCTGGCAGGCAGCACGTGCACAGCTGGACGCCGCCGCACGCCGCGCCGACCAGGCTCAGGCAGGCCTGCTGCCCAGCGCCGCCCTCACGTCGGGGGTGACCCGGGCACAGACCGATGTGAGCCGCCCCGACATTGAACGCACGGCCAGCACCCAGACCCTGGGCGTGAACGCCTCGCAGCCGCTGTACCGCCCCGCCAACCGCATTGCGCTGGAGCAAGGCCAGCGCGGCGTGGATGTGGCCCAAGCCCAACTGGACGCGGCCACGCAAGACCTGCTGGTGCGCGTGAGCCAGGCCTATTTCGACGTGCTGGCAGCGCAAGACACCCTGGCCTTTGTGCAGGCGCAAAAGACGGCCGTGTCTGAGCAACTGGCGTCTGCCAAGCGCAACTTTGAAGTGGGCACCTCCACCGTCACCGATTCGCGCGAAGCCCAGGCCCGCTACGACCTGGTGATCGCCCAGGAAATTGCCGCTGAAAACGACCTGCGCGTGAAGAAGCTGGCACTCGACCAACTGGTGGGCGTGACCAACGCCCAGCCCGTGCCGCTGGCCCAACCGGTGCAATTGCCCAATGTGGAGCCCGCCAACGTCAACCACTGGGTGGACCTGGCCCGCGACCAGCAGCCCGGCGTGCGCCAGGCCGCCATGGCGCTGGACATTGCCCGGCTGGAAACCAAGAAAGCCGAAACCGGCCACCGCCCCACCCTGGACTTGCAGGCGGGCTACAACATCACCCGCAACCCCACGGGTACCGTTACCACCCCCGGCGTGAACAGCCGCACCAACGTGGCCAGCGTGGGCGTGGCCTTCAACCTGCCGTTGTTTGCAGGCTTTTCGGTGCAAAACCGCGTCAAGGAAACCCTGGCCCTGGAAACCAAGGCCGAGGCCGACCTGGAAACCGCCCGCCGCAACGTGGCGCAAGCCACCCGTGCGGCCTTCTTTGGTGTGCAGTCGGGCCAAGGGCAGGTGCAGGCACTGGAAGCGGCCGAGGCCTCCAGCCAAAGCGCCCTGGACGCCAACAAGCTGGGCTACCAAGTGGGCGTGCGCATCAACATCGACGTGCTCAACGCCCAAAGCCAGCTCTACCAAACCAAGCGCGACCTGGCCCAGGCCCGCTACAACGTGCTGCTGGGCACGCTGAAGCTGCGCCAGGCTGCTGGCACGCTCACCCAAGAAGACGTGGCCCGGATCAACAGCTTGCTGGCCCCATCGCCGGCAACAGGCGCAACAGGCACGGGCACCAAGCAGCCCTGA
- a CDS encoding efflux RND transporter permease subunit, which translates to MWFTKVSLKNPVFATMVMLAIVVLGLFSYQRLKVDQFPNIDFPVVVVTVDYPGASPEIVESEVTKKIEEGVNSIAGINALTSRSYEGTAVVIIEFQLHIDGRKAAEDVREKVATVRPNLRTEVKEPRVLRFDPASRAVWSLAVLPDDTAGATAGAAAPSAVELTTWAEQVLKKRLENVRGVGAVNLVGATKREINIYLNPQALETFGVTPDQVVAAVRNENQDLPVGAIRSLAQERVVQIDARMQRPEDFGRIIVARKGAPATGQASAGAPIRLDQVARVNDGAQEVESLALYNGQRTLLLSVQKAQGDNTIEVVDGLNAAVLDIRKQLPPGVRLEVIGDSARPIRVAVNNVRQTLIEGAALTVLIVFLFLNSWRSTVITGLTLPIALIGTFLFMNMFGFTINMITLMALSLCVGLLIDDAIVVRENIVRHVQMGKGAYAAAMDGTQEIGLAVLATTLSIVAVFMPIGFMGGIIGKFFHEFGITIVAAVMISMFVSFTLDPMLSSIWHDPSIHAHGQHGAPVTLYDKTIGRVTGWFDRATDALAEGYQHLLRWSLVHKLATLFIALGIFVLSIFMVPLLGTEFVPKADFSETTVNFYTPVGSSLEATEAKARQVEGILRQMPEVRYTLATINTGNAQGKMYASLYVRLVDRKDRSRSVDQMSDVLREQLAKVPGITVTHVGLLDAVGGNKQVEFSLQGPDLKELERLTQVVTAKIQGIPGLVDLDSSAKPDKPVVALEVKRDAASDLGLSVAPMAASLRTLVAGTTVGNWRAPDDQTYDVNVRLAPEARTTPQDLERLPFALTAADGTTRIVRLNQVARVTESTGANQINRRDLTREVAINANVAQRSAGEVSNDIKKVLDTMAFPPGYRYQFGGSTKNMAESFGYAISALAMAIIFIYMILASQFKSFLQPLALMTSLPLTLIGVVLALLMFRSTLSMFSIIGVVMLMGLVTKNAILLVDFAIRAREEHVNDAGETVPGLPRAEALLLAARVRLRPILMTTLAMIFGMVPLAFALSEGAEQRAPMGQAVIGGVITSSLLTLVVVPVVYCYMDDLARWALGKMGRGQTASGPSKIQGLS; encoded by the coding sequence ATGTGGTTCACCAAAGTCAGCCTCAAAAACCCCGTGTTCGCCACCATGGTGATGCTAGCCATCGTGGTGCTGGGCCTGTTCTCTTACCAGCGCCTGAAGGTGGACCAGTTTCCCAACATCGACTTCCCGGTGGTGGTGGTGACGGTGGACTACCCCGGCGCCTCGCCCGAGATTGTGGAGAGCGAGGTCACCAAGAAGATCGAAGAAGGCGTTAACTCGATTGCGGGCATCAACGCCCTCACCTCCCGCAGCTACGAGGGCACGGCGGTAGTGATCATCGAGTTCCAGCTGCACATTGACGGGCGCAAGGCCGCCGAAGACGTGCGCGAGAAAGTGGCTACCGTGCGCCCCAATCTGCGCACCGAAGTGAAAGAGCCCCGCGTGCTGCGCTTTGACCCGGCCAGCCGCGCCGTGTGGTCGCTGGCCGTGCTGCCCGACGACACAGCCGGGGCCACGGCCGGTGCCGCCGCGCCCTCTGCCGTAGAGCTGACCACCTGGGCCGAGCAAGTGCTGAAAAAGCGCCTGGAAAACGTGCGCGGCGTGGGAGCCGTGAACCTGGTGGGCGCCACCAAGCGCGAAATCAACATCTACCTGAACCCGCAAGCGCTGGAAACGTTCGGCGTGACGCCCGACCAGGTGGTTGCCGCCGTGCGCAACGAAAACCAGGACTTGCCTGTGGGCGCCATCCGCTCGCTTGCCCAAGAGCGCGTGGTGCAAATTGACGCGCGCATGCAGCGCCCCGAAGACTTCGGCCGCATCATCGTGGCCCGCAAAGGCGCGCCAGCCACGGGCCAGGCCAGCGCAGGCGCGCCCATCCGGCTCGACCAGGTCGCCCGGGTGAACGATGGCGCACAAGAAGTGGAGAGCCTGGCCCTGTACAACGGCCAGCGCACCCTGCTGCTGTCGGTGCAAAAGGCGCAGGGCGACAACACCATCGAGGTGGTCGATGGCCTCAACGCGGCGGTGCTGGACATCCGCAAGCAGTTGCCCCCTGGCGTGCGCCTGGAGGTGATTGGCGACAGCGCACGCCCCATCCGCGTGGCGGTGAACAACGTGCGCCAGACGCTGATCGAAGGCGCCGCACTCACGGTGCTCATCGTATTTTTGTTCCTGAACTCGTGGCGCTCCACCGTCATCACGGGGCTGACCTTGCCCATCGCGTTGATCGGCACGTTCCTGTTCATGAACATGTTTGGCTTCACCATCAACATGATCACACTGATGGCGCTCTCTCTGTGCGTGGGCCTGCTGATCGACGACGCCATCGTGGTGCGCGAGAACATCGTGCGCCATGTGCAGATGGGCAAAGGCGCGTATGCCGCAGCCATGGACGGCACACAAGAAATTGGCCTGGCCGTGCTGGCCACCACGCTGTCCATCGTGGCGGTGTTCATGCCCATCGGGTTCATGGGCGGCATCATCGGCAAGTTCTTCCACGAGTTCGGTATCACCATCGTCGCGGCGGTGATGATTTCGATGTTCGTGAGCTTCACGCTCGACCCGATGCTGTCGAGCATCTGGCACGACCCGAGCATCCATGCCCACGGCCAGCACGGCGCACCTGTCACGCTCTACGACAAGACCATTGGCCGCGTCACAGGCTGGTTTGACCGGGCCACCGACGCGCTGGCCGAGGGCTACCAGCACCTTCTGCGCTGGTCGCTGGTGCACAAGCTGGCCACGCTGTTCATTGCGCTGGGCATCTTTGTGCTGAGCATCTTCATGGTGCCGTTGCTGGGCACCGAATTTGTGCCCAAGGCCGATTTTTCGGAAACCACCGTCAACTTCTACACGCCCGTGGGCTCGTCGCTGGAGGCCACCGAGGCCAAGGCGCGCCAGGTGGAAGGCATCCTGCGCCAGATGCCCGAGGTGCGCTACACCCTGGCAACAATCAATACCGGCAACGCACAGGGCAAGATGTACGCCAGCCTCTATGTGCGTCTGGTGGACCGCAAAGACCGCAGCCGCAGCGTGGACCAGATGTCCGACGTGCTGCGCGAGCAACTGGCCAAGGTGCCCGGCATCACCGTCACGCACGTGGGTTTGCTGGATGCAGTGGGTGGCAACAAGCAGGTGGAGTTTTCACTGCAAGGCCCCGACCTCAAAGAGCTGGAGCGGCTGACCCAGGTGGTGACGGCCAAAATCCAGGGCATTCCCGGCCTGGTGGACCTGGACAGCAGCGCCAAGCCCGACAAGCCCGTGGTGGCGCTGGAGGTCAAGCGCGATGCGGCGTCTGACCTAGGCCTGTCTGTGGCGCCCATGGCCGCCTCGCTGCGCACGCTGGTGGCGGGCACCACGGTGGGCAACTGGCGTGCCCCCGATGACCAGACCTACGACGTGAACGTGCGCCTGGCCCCCGAGGCCCGCACCACCCCGCAAGACCTGGAACGACTGCCCTTTGCGCTGACAGCGGCCGACGGCACCACCCGCATCGTGCGGCTCAACCAAGTGGCCCGGGTGACCGAATCCACCGGCGCCAACCAGATCAACCGGCGCGATCTGACGCGCGAGGTGGCCATCAACGCCAACGTGGCCCAGCGCTCGGCGGGCGAGGTGTCGAACGACATCAAGAAGGTGCTGGACACCATGGCCTTCCCACCCGGCTACCGCTACCAGTTCGGCGGCTCCACCAAGAACATGGCCGAGTCGTTTGGCTATGCCATCTCGGCGCTGGCCATGGCCATCATCTTCATTTACATGATCCTGGCGAGCCAGTTCAAGAGTTTCTTGCAGCCACTGGCGCTCATGACCTCGCTGCCGCTCACGCTCATTGGCGTGGTGCTGGCGCTCTTGATGTTCCGCTCCACGCTGTCCATGTTCTCCATCATCGGCGTGGTCATGCTCATGGGGCTGGTCACCAAGAACGCCATCTTGCTGGTGGACTTCGCCATACGCGCCCGCGAGGAACATGTGAACGACGCAGGCGAAACCGTGCCCGGCCTGCCCCGTGCCGAAGCCCTGCTGCTGGCAGCCCGTGTGCGGCTGCGCCCCATCCTCATGACCACGCTGGCCATGATCTTCGGCATGGTGCCGCTGGCGTTTGCGTTGTCCGAGGGCGCAGAACAGCGTGCGCCCATGGGGCAGGCGGTGATTGGCGGGGTGATTACCTCGTCGCTTTTGACGCTGGTGGTGGTGCCTGTGGTGTATTGCTATATGGACGATCTGGCCCGTTGGGCCCTTGGCAAGATGGGACGCGGCCAAACGGCCTCCGGGCCATCTAAAATTCAGGGTTTGTCCTGA
- a CDS encoding ABC transporter ATP-binding protein: MIRTRGLAYRYGAGPQLQFADVDLPQGGTLLLQGRSGAGKSTWLALVAGLRGATGGDLFVAGIQLGTQRGAELDAWRARSIGFLPQKLHLSSALTVADNLALAYFAAGLPRDDAAIAQVLAQVGVADLAGRKPHQLSGGQAQRVALARAVLLQPELLLADEPTASLDDEAAADALALLQSSAATCGASLVIATHDQRVVQALAGVPRLQRLDLNAGTAAAPQGQGLNEMGTQRTLDKR, from the coding sequence ATGATCCGCACCCGGGGCTTGGCCTACCGCTATGGCGCGGGGCCGCAGTTGCAGTTTGCCGATGTGGACCTGCCGCAGGGCGGCACCTTGCTGCTGCAGGGGCGGTCGGGCGCGGGCAAATCCACCTGGCTGGCCCTGGTGGCTGGGTTGCGGGGGGCCACGGGCGGTGATTTGTTTGTGGCGGGGATCCAGCTGGGCACGCAGCGCGGGGCCGAGCTGGACGCTTGGCGCGCGCGCAGCATTGGCTTTTTGCCGCAAAAGCTGCACTTGAGCAGTGCCCTCACCGTGGCCGACAACCTGGCCCTGGCCTACTTTGCGGCGGGCCTCCCACGCGATGATGCGGCCATAGCCCAGGTGCTGGCCCAAGTAGGTGTGGCCGATCTGGCGGGGCGCAAGCCGCACCAGCTCTCGGGCGGGCAGGCGCAGCGCGTGGCCCTGGCCCGCGCCGTGCTGCTGCAGCCCGAGCTGCTGCTGGCCGACGAGCCCACCGCCAGCCTGGACGACGAAGCCGCCGCCGATGCCCTGGCCCTGCTGCAAAGCAGCGCCGCCACCTGCGGCGCCAGCCTGGTGATTGCCACCCACGACCAGCGTGTGGTGCAGGCCCTGGCCGGTGTGCCGCGCCTGCAGCGGCTGGACCTGAATGCTGGCACCGCCGCGGCCCCACAGGGCCAGGGTTTGAATGAAATGGGCACCCAGCGCACGCTGGATAAGCGGTAA
- a CDS encoding FtsX-like permease family protein, which translates to MKNIAKTAALAWRYLWSRPLAAALNLLLLTLGLAAITLVLLVSTQLDQAFERDLDGIDLVVGAKGSPLQLILAGVFHIDVPTGNIPLQEVQDLQSNPLVSQVIPLSLGDSYQGFRIVGTTPDYPAHYRAELAQGALWQQPMDAVLGATVARSVVQPGHEGEPLVGATFVGTHGLGAGGHAHGDHPYRVSGVLAPCGCVLDRLILTSTESVWLVHETATADDPEDLEILKQEREVTVALVRYRTPLAAVSLSRAINANTSMQAAAPAIEVTRLLRLLGVGADVLRAFGGVLLAVAALSVFIALWNAVRERRFDLAMLRMLGAPPGRVAGLVLCEALWLAALACALGLLLGHGLAHALGWALQAQGLLPVTGALWLPEEAGVPLLAGLVAALAALLPAMQAYRTDVADLLVQP; encoded by the coding sequence ATGAAAAATATAGCAAAAACAGCCGCTTTGGCCTGGCGCTACCTGTGGTCGCGGCCGCTGGCTGCGGCGCTCAACCTGCTGCTGCTCACCCTGGGCTTGGCCGCCATCACGCTGGTGCTGCTGGTGTCCACCCAGCTCGACCAGGCCTTTGAGCGCGACCTGGACGGCATTGACCTGGTGGTGGGCGCCAAGGGCAGCCCGCTGCAGCTCATCCTGGCGGGGGTGTTCCACATCGACGTGCCCACGGGCAACATCCCTTTGCAAGAGGTGCAAGACCTGCAGAGCAACCCGCTGGTGTCCCAGGTGATACCGCTGAGCCTGGGCGACAGCTACCAGGGCTTTCGCATCGTGGGCACCACGCCCGACTACCCCGCCCACTACCGCGCCGAGCTGGCCCAGGGCGCCCTGTGGCAACAGCCCATGGACGCTGTGCTGGGCGCCACGGTGGCGCGCAGCGTGGTGCAGCCGGGGCACGAAGGCGAGCCACTGGTGGGCGCCACATTTGTTGGTACCCATGGCCTGGGCGCTGGGGGGCATGCCCATGGCGACCACCCCTACCGTGTCAGCGGCGTGCTGGCGCCGTGCGGCTGTGTGCTCGATCGGCTCATCCTCACCAGCACCGAATCGGTGTGGCTGGTGCACGAAACCGCCACCGCCGATGACCCTGAAGACCTGGAAATCCTGAAGCAAGAGCGCGAAGTGACCGTGGCCCTGGTGCGCTACCGCACGCCGCTGGCCGCCGTGTCGCTGTCGCGCGCCATCAACGCCAACACCTCCATGCAGGCTGCGGCACCGGCCATTGAAGTGACCCGCCTGCTGCGCCTGCTGGGCGTGGGGGCCGATGTGCTGCGCGCCTTTGGTGGCGTGCTGCTGGCCGTGGCGGCGCTCAGCGTGTTCATTGCGCTGTGGAACGCCGTGCGCGAGCGCCGCTTTGACCTGGCCATGCTGCGCATGCTGGGCGCCCCCCCGGGCCGCGTGGCCGGGCTGGTGCTGTGCGAGGCGCTTTGGTTGGCGGCCCTGGCCTGCGCCTTGGGCCTGCTGCTGGGCCACGGCCTGGCGCACGCGCTGGGCTGGGCGCTGCAGGCGCAGGGGCTGTTGCCGGTCACCGGGGCCCTGTGGCTGCCCGAAGAGGCCGGGGTGCCCCTGCTGGCGGGCCTGGTGGCCGCGCTGGCGGCCCTGTTGCCAGCCATGCAGGCTTACCGCACCGATGTGGCCGACCTGCTGGTGCAGCCTTGA
- the msrA gene encoding peptide-methionine (S)-S-oxide reductase MsrA gives MTLQTITLGGGCFWCTEAVFDRVRGITDVESGYTNGHTVKPSYEQICEGDTGHAEVVRLTFDADEISLEEILEIFFHTHDPTTLNRQGNDVGTQYRSGIYYESPAHAEIANTMLRQMTQDKVFAAPITTEVKPLDNYSTAEAYHQDYFANHPNAGYCAFVVGPKVEKFRKTFVRYLKG, from the coding sequence ATGACCTTGCAAACTATCACCCTGGGCGGGGGCTGCTTTTGGTGCACCGAAGCCGTGTTTGACCGTGTGCGCGGCATCACCGATGTGGAAAGCGGCTACACCAACGGCCACACCGTGAAACCCAGCTACGAGCAAATTTGCGAAGGCGACACCGGCCACGCCGAGGTGGTGCGCCTGACCTTCGATGCCGATGAGATCAGCCTGGAAGAGATTCTGGAAATCTTCTTTCACACCCACGACCCGACCACGTTGAACCGCCAGGGCAACGATGTGGGCACGCAGTACCGCAGCGGCATCTATTACGAGAGCCCGGCGCACGCAGAGATTGCCAACACCATGCTTCGCCAGATGACCCAGGACAAGGTGTTTGCCGCCCCCATCACCACCGAGGTGAAGCCGTTGGACAACTACAGCACGGCTGAGGCCTACCACCAGGACTACTTTGCCAACCACCCCAACGCGGGCTACTGCGCCTTTGTGGTGGGTCCCAAGGTGGAGAAGTTTCGCAAGACGTTTGTGCGCTATCTGAAGGGGTGA
- a CDS encoding TetR/AcrR family transcriptional regulator encodes MPRNPLNDPTASEAAPKRSRRKEARPGELLEAALDLFVEKGFAATRVDEVAARAGVSKGTLFLYFPSKEELFKAVVRENIVGRFAEWNTDLQTFVGTTSEVLTYCYQVWWERIGATKASGITKLMFSEAQNFPEIAQFYQQEVILPGRALIRRILQRGMERGEFREMDLDYGTYIVLAPMMFLMLWNNSMGPCSLPDENFKPEQYIRTQIDNILHGLCVRPAPGPSPTHT; translated from the coding sequence ATGCCCCGTAATCCTTTGAACGACCCCACCGCCAGCGAAGCTGCCCCCAAACGCAGCCGACGCAAAGAAGCGCGCCCTGGCGAATTGCTGGAGGCGGCGCTGGATTTGTTTGTCGAAAAAGGCTTTGCCGCCACGCGGGTGGACGAGGTGGCCGCCCGCGCCGGGGTGTCCAAGGGCACGCTGTTTTTGTACTTTCCCAGCAAGGAAGAACTGTTCAAAGCCGTGGTGCGCGAGAACATTGTGGGCCGCTTTGCCGAATGGAACACCGACCTGCAAACCTTTGTCGGCACTACCAGCGAGGTACTGACTTACTGCTACCAGGTCTGGTGGGAGCGCATTGGCGCCACCAAAGCGTCGGGCATCACCAAGCTGATGTTCAGCGAGGCCCAGAACTTCCCGGAGATCGCGCAGTTCTACCAGCAAGAGGTGATTTTGCCCGGCCGTGCGCTCATCCGGCGCATTTTGCAGCGCGGCATGGAGCGCGGCGAGTTCCGCGAGATGGACCTGGACTACGGCACCTACATCGTGCTGGCGCCCATGATGTTCCTGATGCTGTGGAACAACTCTATGGGCCCGTGCTCTTTGCCCGACGAGAACTTCAAGCCCGAGCAGTACATCCGCACGCAGATTGACAACATCCTGCATGGCCTGTGCGTGCGCCCTGCCCCAGGCCCTTCCCCCACCCACACCTGA